The following proteins come from a genomic window of Aquimarina sp. MAR_2010_214:
- a CDS encoding glycosyltransferase has translation MKKKVLVAPLNWGLGHATRCIPIINALIAEGLEPVIASDGVALSLLKKEFPLLHTRELPSYNIEYSKKGSNFKLKMLLNSPKIAHAISAEKKAIKKIIEEEKFCGIISDNRMGVRHKNIPSVFITHQLTVLSGKTTSISTKLHNKYIKKFDVCWVPDMADDPNLSGELGHPRKNNIPVTYLGPLSRFEYQIVPKKYDIMVLLSGPEPQRTLLEQKLFYEFEQSDKRIVFVRGIIEETQQTFVKNNITIHNYLTGKDLEDTINSSNLIISRSGYTTVMDLAKLKKKAFFIPTPGQFEQEYLAERLTINKLVPSCNQSEFTLTKLRDLNAYRGLSSFSTDIDYRELFHFFQSK, from the coding sequence TTGAAGAAAAAAGTACTTGTTGCTCCCCTTAATTGGGGGTTAGGTCATGCAACCCGATGTATCCCGATTATTAATGCATTAATAGCAGAAGGCCTGGAGCCGGTTATTGCTTCTGATGGTGTTGCCTTATCATTGTTGAAAAAAGAATTTCCTTTGTTGCATACCAGAGAACTTCCTTCGTATAATATAGAATATTCTAAAAAAGGAAGTAACTTTAAATTAAAGATGTTGCTAAACAGTCCTAAAATTGCTCATGCAATTAGCGCTGAAAAAAAAGCAATAAAAAAAATCATTGAAGAAGAAAAATTTTGTGGTATTATCTCTGATAATAGAATGGGGGTTCGTCATAAGAATATTCCTTCTGTGTTTATTACGCATCAACTTACTGTTTTAAGTGGAAAAACTACTTCTATAAGTACTAAATTACATAATAAGTATATTAAGAAATTTGATGTATGTTGGGTGCCAGATATGGCAGATGACCCTAATCTAAGCGGGGAATTAGGACATCCCCGGAAAAACAATATTCCTGTGACTTATCTTGGGCCGTTGAGTAGATTTGAATATCAAATTGTGCCTAAAAAATATGATATTATGGTACTGCTTTCGGGACCAGAACCACAACGTACATTACTAGAGCAAAAATTGTTTTACGAATTTGAACAAAGCGATAAAAGAATTGTATTTGTACGTGGTATTATTGAGGAAACCCAACAGACGTTTGTGAAAAATAATATTACTATTCATAATTATCTAACCGGAAAAGACCTAGAAGATACTATTAATAGTAGCAACCTTATTATTTCGCGATCTGGATATACAACAGTAATGGATCTTGCAAAACTGAAGAAAAAGGCTTTTTTTATACCTACCCCTGGGCAGTTCGAACAAGAATATCTTGCAGAGCGGCTAACTATTAATAAATTGGTTCCTAGTTGTAATCAGAGCGAATTTACATTAACAAAACTAAGAGATCTAAATGCATATAGAGGGCTAAGTAGCTTTAGTACTGACATTGACTATAGGGAACTTTTTCACTTTTTCCAGAGTAAATGA